The genomic region AGAGGTCTAGCCTGGCAACGAAATTGAATGGATATGTTGCAGAGCTTTGCCCTCCAAATATCCAAAAGCAAATTGATGCCAAGATcaacaatattattaaaaaggGTTGGCCAATTTTGAGAGATTTGTAGTTGGCCTCGTGGGAAGTTACTCAGATTGTCAACTTGTCATTTTTCAACTAACCTGCTTCGTTTCAGTACCTATAGGTTTTATTCAATAGCTTGTATCAGTTGCAGGGCTTGATTTAACGATTGTGTTGTAATTATTATACTTGTAAAGTCTTGAGTCTCCCTGTCATCCTTCAAAAAAGAAaccctttgattttttttatttattttttgttttcattcatttaccttttttatttatgaggACAACAGAGaacctttattattattttattactattattcaaAAGAGGGACAAAGAAACTAGTAATTCCAACTTGCTATTCGTCAAATGGAAGATGAACCTATTAGGTTTGTGCGCGTTAGAATCTTACAATATTTTGAAAAGCTTAGAGAATTGGCTAAATTGTAATATGGTCCCTTCTTAATTCTTCATCTGAGATTTTAGTCtgtacatttaaaaaaaattgaaattttggttgaatttttaattctgcatgttattctttttattttaattaattagattattttttgaCAGTAACTTGATTGAATTTGTTAGATTTGAACTTTAGAGCACTAAAATTGATGATTGAACTTAAAATTGTAGATTTTTTAAGATTTAGGgattaaaatcaagaaaaaaaaaagagatcaaAATAGTAAATCAAGAATTAAAAGGAGGGGAAAAGTATAACTTATCCTACACTATTCTTTCGTCTCTCCCTGgaatttctttttggattattatTTGGGGGTTGTTTTTTCCCTTGTAGTGCATTAGAGTGGTATTTCGGGGAGGGCGTATTTTAGTACTTTAGTGAAGTACTAGTATATACTATATAGTTAAATTAGTCTCGTTTTATTATTCGATTTAatcctctaatttttaatattggtttaacttattttttaaattttttttacatataatttaattctctaagttttaaaatcaatttaatttgatctATTTAAATTAGTTTGAGTGGTCATATCATCTAAATTTGATTCTatcttctaattaaattttttgtgacaatttaatataattattaggtGATTTTCCTTCGtgataaaatgtgattttttaacTTCGTTAGTCCAATTTAACttacataatcaaattaaattgatttaaaaaataaaaccaaaccTAAAAAATAAGGTAGAGGACCAATAAATTAGTTTAAGTATTAATTTCCTAACTATAAAAGCCTAATATAAGAGCTAATTGTAATCAAACAATTCTCAATTTGGTTTTCCTAATacacaaatttcatttttttgaaagtaaataaaaggAATCAGAGACATTAATCTAGAAACTAGAAAGTACATGACGCTACtaagatttatgattttttcttcttatgcacTCTGCTTCATCCTTTACCTGTACAGCTGtactagaaaaagaaaaagaaaaaaaaaaaaaaaaaaaacaacgccTCTTGTATTTATGCCTTAGAAGGAAAGCGTCGTCCTTATCCGTACAAAATACACTCACAAACCTAAACAAAGATCTTCGTCgcatttatttacatttatacCCTATGATAAGAGCATAATTAAGTAGTAGCAAAGAGACCAATCAGATGTTGACACGCGGTGCAAACAGTGCTAGGGCTTTTGGTTTCAGAATCTACAACGAATGTGAGCCGCACGATGCGGCTCTAATGGACGTCTCAGATGTGCACAACAACGAGCTCCCCTTGATTTCGGACCACCGTATAAATACCGAAGCGTGAAGAAGAGTTCAGCACTTTCACTTTCATAGTttctttccttctctctctctggAGCTAGCGCGAGTGACCGGAGCGGCGAAGATAGAGTCAGATCGGAAGCGGAAGAAGGCGTCGACCTCGGCGGCGGAGAAGGAGAACCGGAATAAGCATAAGAAGTCGAAGAtgtcgtcgtcgtcgtcgaaGGGTGGTGGCGGTATTGAGGTTAGGGCTTCGCACATATTGATAAAGCACGAAGGTTCTAGAAGGAAGGCCTCGTGGAAGGATCCTGAAGGTCGCATCATCAAGAGCACAACCAGAGAAAACGCGGTTTCTCAGCTCAAGGCCCTCCGCGACGACATCGTTTCGGGCAAGGCCTCCTTCGAGGACATCGCCTCTCGCTTCTCCGATTGCAGCTCCGCCAAGCGCGGGGGTGATCTCGGTCAGTCGAAAaatgaatgtttattttttatatataaaaaaatagcaacATTAAAAGGTTTAATTGTGTACAGATTTGGATGTATGGTATTCTGATGAAGGATCTGGTTATTGAAAATTGTGTTATTCTtgaaaaaaattttaagttgAGATTCGTAACTGTTAAATTGCAGTGCAGGATAATAATAGACTTGTCATTAAGCCACTTCTTGTTGTCTTCTTCGTGCTGTTGTTCTTACTCCCAAGTATTGTAAAAGGAGTCTTGACTTATGGGGTGGTGGTTTTGTTACTCCAGGGGTTCTTGTCTGTATACTGTAACAGAACAGAACGAGAATTATAAGAGGACTTGATTTGATGAAGAGCAAAACTTAGATGCAGTTTCACAGGTGCTTTTGGTGCTATTTTCCAGTTAGAATTTGGGTTTTACTTCGGTGGTCTGTGTACTAGAGattttgattaaatgtcaatGCGGATTATTGGGGTGAAACTCCGATTCAGAACAGAGAAAAATAGTTCCAAAAGCACAATGGAACTGCATCTAACTTTATGTCCTTTGATGACTTCAGTTACTACCGTGTTTTCTCATTTACTATCGTCAGTTTGGATTTTTCTGCTCCCATGTTGCAAAAATAGAGTAAGAAGAATAGGCTCATAAATTTAGTTATCTAAGAATTTTAGTTTAATAGTTTGGGGGTGGTTGATGCTGGATCTAGCACCCTCTAAAATGAGCAATTGCTCAAGATGAAAAAGTAAGGGCGTATCCTCTGCTGACTTTAACTTAATTAGGTTTACATCAACTGTATATTAATCAAACTAGCTGTACATGCACTTTTAGAGGAACCAAATCTACTTGTGCTACCTGACTTTTTGTGTTATTAACGGAATTGCAATGTTTAACAGAACATCAAACTTAACTTTCAATGTCATTCTTTCTGTTGCTGTTGTTGCATTGATAGTTTCATAAGAATTCCTAATATCTCTCCGAAGCTCACATTTTATGTCTCATCATACCCCCTAACTGGTACGGTGGTACCTAATTACAAAAACTCAAATATTTTAGCTCCTCCCCTGTCACAAATGGTACCTAATTAGTACACATTTCATGTAATTGTGTttagtataaatatataaatagaaatagaaattggAAGACCTGAAAAATGTTTGAGAACCAAGAAGGGCTTTATTAGTTCCAAGTTAGTGATGGTATATTGTATATGTTTGTTGGCCCTCTTGAtgttgctatatcaattagcaTTAGTTAGCCTAGCTGTAAGGGGACCAAATGTTGCTAGACCATGATTTAAAGGATTTAAAGGGCTACTATTCAATTGCTATCAAGACAACGGATCTTTCAATCTTGTAACTGTCTAGTATGCTTTATCTGGTTTTGAATGTAAGACAGTAAGAGTGTCTTCATGACTGCAGTTCCCCGAAACTCCAAACTTGTatgttaaattcatttttacttGATGTGTGTTTTGATCAGCATCACTGAACTGTGGACGTGTCACACTTGAAGGTCtgttatttatgaaattttatgtGACTCTCGCAGAAATGTGACATAGACCTCTAGACGTAGAATCAATCTGACCCTTAGTCATAAAGGATTGGGGATCTGCTTTCAGTTAGCATTCATAGCTGAAGTGAAATGCATGTCTAAATTtttcataactaattttgtcAATTAACTGAAATAACTTTCTTGGGTGCAGGTCCTTTTGGTCGTGGCCAGATGCAGAAGCCTTTTGAAGAAGCAACTTTTGCTCTTAAAGTTGGTGAAATTAGTGACATTGTGGATACTGACAGTGGAGTCCACATTATTAAGAGAACAAAATGAGATTATTACACGGAGTAATCTCCTAATAAGGAGAGACATTAACATCTGTAGAATATTTCCAGGATTCTTGCTCAACTCAAGATCTGTTGATATATGTTTTAGACATGGCGGTGTCTTGTTTTTGGATGATATATTgtttttgtgacaattaaaaaCATATGCTTGTAATTTTGAAAGACAATTATAAGGTTTGGATTCTATTGTCTTATCCTGATGTCGGAACGGtaagtgttattattttttaggaaaTAATGTTTGGCGTCAAAGAATTAAC from Glycine soja cultivar W05 chromosome 16, ASM419377v2, whole genome shotgun sequence harbors:
- the LOC114391177 gene encoding peptidyl-prolyl cis-trans isomerase Pin1-like, translating into MSSSSSKGGGGIEVRASHILIKHEGSRRKASWKDPEGRIIKSTTRENAVSQLKALRDDIVSGKASFEDIASRFSDCSSAKRGGDLGPFGRGQMQKPFEEATFALKVGEISDIVDTDSGVHIIKRTK